The genomic DNA CAATGGTTGCTTATTATTTAGATGCCGCGTGATTTAGCTGGATTTATTTTATTGGGCGTGGTTGTTGCTGAGTGAGGCAATGAACTCCCCCCAGGCCCCAAATAAGTGTTTTACATTGAATGGGGATGACTTCTCGGTCAGGGAAAAAAGGGATTAAAAGGTCCAGAGCTTTTTGATCATTAGGGTGATCGTAAATAGGTACCAGTACTGCGTGGTTGGCTATGTAGAAATTGGCATAGCTGGCTGGTAAACGCTCTGTTTTTGAACCAACGTAACCCGGCATTGGCAGGGGAATAACCTTGAATGGGTTTCCGTCCTGATCTTTCGCTTCTTGCAAGCGTTCAAAATTGTTTTTTAAAACAAGATAGTTTCTGTCTCTTTCATTTTCCTCAAAAGAGCATACTATAGTGGTTGGGTTCACAAACCGGGCCAGATTATCAATGTGTCCATCTGTATCGTCTCCTTCAAGGTCACCTTGCAGCCAGATTGTTTTTGAGACCCCTAGATAATTTTTGAAATATTCTTCCATAAGTTCCCGGCGGATACCTCCATTGCGATTAGGGTTGAGAACGCAGGAGTCTGTGGTCAGGCATGAACCGCGACCGTTTACATCTATCGCTCCACCTTCTAAAACTATTCCTGGTTTAAAACCTGGTATGTGTAATTGCTCTGCAATAATACTGCACGCCAGGTCATCGAGCTCCCACTTATATTTTCTTCCCCATGAGTCAAAATCCCAATCGTTGATTGCCATATCGTTTTCACGAACCAGGAAATTGGGACCGTAGTCACGGATCCATGAATCATTGGTGGGTATGTCATACAGGAAAACCTGGTCCATGTTGATGCCGCTGGATACCAGTTTTTCATGAATATCAGCTTCGGACGATTTGTCTAGTGCCAGAACGTGGACCTGTTCTCCCTTTGCGAGAACTTTTATGATTTGCAGGTAGTCTGATTCGACTTGGTTCATATCCTGACCGGGCCAGGTTT from Nitrospinota bacterium includes the following:
- a CDS encoding agmatine deiminase family protein, which translates into the protein MNNEIPKDYRMPAEWEPHSGTWLTWPHNSETWPGQDMNQVESDYLQIIKVLAKGEQVHVLALDKSSEADIHEKLVSSGINMDQVFLYDIPTNDSWIRDYGPNFLVRENDMAINDWDFDSWGRKYKWELDDLACSIIAEQLHIPGFKPGIVLEGGAIDVNGRGSCLTTDSCVLNPNRNGGIRRELMEEYFKNYLGVSKTIWLQGDLEGDDTDGHIDNLARFVNPTTIVCSFEENERDRNYLVLKNNFERLQEAKDQDGNPFKVIPLPMPGYVGSKTERLPASYANFYIANHAVLVPIYDHPNDQKALDLLIPFFPDREVIPIQCKTLIWGLGGVHCLTQQQPRPIK